The sequence below is a genomic window from Pseudorasbora parva isolate DD20220531a chromosome 4, ASM2467924v1, whole genome shotgun sequence.
aaataaaaatgggATTGTATTTTATTCCTACCTAAAGAATGCATATAAGGCctacttaaatataaaaatataagaacaaagtatgttttaaaaagagctcTGGTTAGCCCAGCGTGGAAGAGCCGCCGGTGATCCAAAATCATATTGCAAAAGACAACTTTGCTAATTTTCGTTTAAGTTTTTCATTAAAAGataactgaaataaatatataactgctttatttcaattaactacaattatttttaatagttttaacaCTTCTTTGACTTTATTTAGTAATCCTCAAGAGTTTCATTTGTTGGATTTAGTTGTTTTGATTGAATGGGTGATTTGGATTATTCTTTATCCTCCTCTACCTCTCTGAATCTTCTTTGTATTTTCTATCCTCcctttattttcatatttgttATCAAGAGTTCTAAGGTTCTGGCTAAACACGAACTGCTGAAAGTGCCTCTGGTTGGCTGGACGTGGTACTTCCTGGAAATAGTTTTCTGTAAGCGGAAGTGGGAGGAGGACAGGGACACTGTCTTCAGTGGGCTGAACCGTCTCCGAGATTACCCAGAATACATGTGGGTGAGTACACTGACTAATTAGGATGCTCTACTAACCTTATAATTAAGTAGCATTGACAAGTCCCTTAAGTGAAGTGTTTGATTTAATTGTTTGTCATATGAAGCTAACCAAAAACCTCAAATTGATTGTAAATCTCTAAATGCACTAAAAAAAGTAATTCAGAACCATTAAAATGGTTAATAGTCTTGATAGGCATATTTTGGTTTACCATCACTTTAGacttcacagacaaggcttgagctctcagactaaaatgcatgtttgtgctgttttaaCTTTAAGCAACTTGTACTGGCGtgtcttaaaatatgtcagtgtcattgttttgtctcgAGATGCACCTCAGTAAAGCTTTCTTCAAAAGGCACAATTACAAAAGATACCTAAATGCCTTAACTAAACTAAgacctaatcctggcttaatctaagccctgtctgtgaaaccgggcttTTTTGTTTCTTTCCTTTTTCTGGGTGGTTGAATTTTATGTTTTCCCTTGTAGTTTTTGGTTATAATTTTTACagtttgctttaaactttgcaGTTTCTAATAAAATTACATGACAAACCCAATTCACATTTGGAGCTTAGAGTTACTTTTGTACTGTTTGAGCAACATACACAAACGGCGAACCCTGCTCAGTGAAGGTGTATTGACACATTTATCCAAGAAATTACAAAGAAGTGTGAATGCAAAGTAAGACTTTCCCTTCCTACTCAGTTCGCAAGGAAAAGTGTTCtcttttaaaggtgctgtatgtaagtttttttctgtactaaagcataaaaataccacAATATGTTCACATACCcgtttctctgaaaaacaaTGCTGCAGCCAGTTATTCTGCTTTTGAAATGTGCGTTCCGTGTCAGAATGTTTTGTTTGCCTgtttacccaatagtatttgGACACCACAGGTTGCCAGTTGGCAGAAAACAGTGTATTGCTgccatggaagagatgagtttttacctgtcttttgaatggaAGCACATTAAAACGCGGATAAATAAACTCCTCAACTTACAGTGTGTAAGTCTCCTCGCCTTCCATTGTCAATTGCGCTCGTTCCTGTTGTGCGTCCTTAAACTGGCAACTTGCGTGAATGCTGATTCTAAGGGGGAGGGGGCAGAGCAAACAATATTTagaatttggactgcagtacccatttcaaccactagctgtcattcTTACATACATCACCTCTAAAGGTTATTAAAAAActcaattataataataaaacttaATTAGAGGCACATCAAAATCATgtcttaattttttatttatgatcCCTGACATTCTAAACTTCTGTAGTTAAGTgagtttatgtatttattaattcattCTATTATATACCATCAATTATACAGGAAACACTAACTATGGTAGTGACTATAACCAACTACCCAGAAATGCATActcaaacatacaaaaaaagacaaacattcTCACgacttaaaatattatatacacTGTCCGGGCCAAAAAAAGTTGCTGAAAGGGTAAATGCTTAACACTCTATGATTGAATCATTATGGTATGTTATATGTTTTTCTAACCCTTATTGATGTACCTCCTAATACaaatgttttgatgtttttccATCAAGAAGTGCATcaatttttggtcaagatcttgtgTTGATGTGTGAAAAATGATTCTCTCTCCCAACAAGcaagaaacataataatcactgcaataatgatccagtcAAAAACATCAACCTTTTTTTGTCCGGGCAGTGTATGTTTGTATATATACGTCAGTGTTACTAACAGGGGTCTATCTCCACCAGTGAGGTCACTTATGACGTGGTCCGATTTGAAGTTTCCGATGGTAGAGATTACGAAGTGATAGGATTACTTTGTTTAACACTAACCTGAGAGTAACAGtcctctggtgtgtgtgtgtgcgcgctcgTGTGTTTGGCAGTTCCTGCTGTACTGTGAAGGAACGAGATTTACAGAAAAGAAACATCAGATAAGCATGCAGGTGGCAGAGAGTAAGGGCCTTCCGAAACTGAAGTACCACCTGCTGCCCCGCACCAAAGGATTCACCACTACACTGCAATGCCTGAAGGGAACAGGTCAGACGAACACTTCTACACACTCCATCACTGTCACACTGATACTGTTTACACAGAGCTTACATGTGTTACCTTGTTAAAAGAGTTCATTGCTTTCTGGGtgagggatggacatggtcaagAAAATACAAATGTTCCTAAAATGCTCTAAACCATAAAAGTGCTCAGATGGATCCTTTTCTGGATTTTCACCACCCTGGTGTCTAATACTAATGTTCAAGTATCAAGTGTTCCTAAAATTTACATGTCCTTAGAAAACTTTGACATGCTGGCATAAGAAAATCCCACCTCAGTGGTCGAGAGACTCTTCTGTCTGTCACCTGCGTTCTGAATATAGGCTGTGAGTGTAGACTATATTTTTAGTTACATGCTTCCgatcaaaggtttggggtctgtaagattAATGAAAGAACTGTCCAAATGGTATATACAGTTTCAGCATCATGACTCCAGttctcagtgtcacatgatccttcagaaatcattctaatatgctgatttgctgcgaaaaaatatatatattttttttatcagcaGTGTTGAAAAaggtgctgcttaatatttttgtggaaaccgtgatacaCTTTTAATCAGTTTAATCTATCCTTGCTGAATTGCAGTATTAATATcttttcaaaaaagttaaaaaaaataatcttccTGACCCTCAACTTTTGAACATTGTGTAAATAAGATGCATAAACCATTGGGGGTCCAGTATTATTTTGACGCAAGTGTGTGTACACTGTGATGTCATCACTATGTGTCATAATATGATGCTTACCACAAGTGTTTATGTTTGATGCATGTGTGACTATTGGGATTTTGTTCTGCATTCGAATACTTCAGTAATTACTTTTATTTGACGTCACTTGCAAACGGCTTGTTTCAATATTTTTCTTCCTCTAATGAGTTGACTGAAATGGACTTGTTATGAATGCAGTTACGACATCATGAATATGTGCAGCCATGCTGCCATGGTTTTCATACCAATTATCCTTAATTTATACTCTATTGAGTTTCTTCCCCTCGTATCTCAACATGAACACTATGCGATGCTCTCATTCTTTAATTACATTAGAAACATTATTAAGTTTAAATGGCAAATTGCCATTCTTTGCTCACCCTCATTTACAACACTGTatgagtttttttcccccctctctGGAACACAAAGATGATATATAGTAGAATGTTGGTAACAAGTGACTTCCATTGTATGAACAAAAGCACATAAGAGCAAGTGAATCATTTGTTTGTTCAACTCTTTATTaaaagggtcagttcacccataaatgaaaattgtcattaattacttaccctgatgtcgttcgacacccgtaagacctccgtttatcttcggaacacaaatgaagatatttttgttgaaatgcgatggctcagaaaggccttcattgacaccaatgtcatttcctctctcaagatccataaaaggcactaaagacgtcattacaaagcccatctcactacagtggctctacaatcattttatgacaCGATGAGaattagtttttgtgtgcacaaaaaactaaataacaacaTATAGtcatgggccgatttcaaaacttAAGTTTCGagggttatgaatcagtgtatcgattcggGTCTCGGATttccagcagtttgacacgcgatccgaatcatgaatcaatctgctgattcataaccattttaaactttgttttgaaattggtccatcactataagtcgttatttatttatttttgcgcaaaaaatattgttgtcgcctcataaaattattgtagaaccactgtagtgagatgggctttgtaatgacgtctttagtgccttttatgggtttgataaataaagataaaataCCTTCATTTGTTTGTGGTGTCTCTGTcaccaatttttaaatgtttaagccatgaaaaaataaaggctttttaactttCTCAATATACCCATCGAGTGCCTTGGACTACTTTTGCATTTAAACTTAACTATCCTACACAACCAAAGAGCACCGAGATCTTACACCCTGTGCAGCACTTCCTGCATTCCTTTGCATTGAtaccttcatttgtgttctgaagatgaacggaggtcttacgggtggggaacgacattagggtgagtcattaatgacagaattttcattttttggtgaactaaccctttaaattcaaATGTTTCATTACATCACATCAGAATGCATTTGTCCTGTTTTAACAGTAAAAGCTGTGTACGATGTCACGCTGAACTTCAAAGACAAGCAGAACCCTACCCTGCTGGGCATCGTTAGCGGGAAGAAATACAAAGCAGACCTGAGTGTCAGGTGAGTCACAGAGCTGAAGTTCACttgattcattcattttaattagGTGTACTAGATTAGCTGCTTTTTATTTACTTGCATATATCTGAGACTTCAACTGAGGGTGGATATATCATGAATGATAAATGTCCAGGGTTTTCATTCACGAATTTTGGAATGTTTCATATCTTACTGTTGGCCTGAGGTCTCCTTAATTATTTGGATAAAGGTTGtaactaaagcctagttcacactgcccgatttttgccccgattttgagtcgccgacaggttttgcgaaatcgccgacaaatgcccgagatcacaggcaaatcggtgctcgtgcacgcgagtgacaatcacgcagtgtgaataatcaaagacgcgatcagagagaatcggcgatatttggcatgctaaatatctggacctgtcggcgattcaaactcctgctgtgtgaacagggttctgactgaaaattacatcggcgatgaccgacagccaatgaaagagtgagatacagggcagcaggacgttcagggaggagttatagagcagaaaatcagtattttaatagatatatttacaattctatcaaacagaaacaaagcccaaacatttgcacatccagccacagaagcagcacattacaaaattgtttatttacctcaaactgtctttgcagaacacaatccttgctccctctgtctctccaacaatttcttccgccataatcttttttctttttctctacaAACCAGCGCACATACAGTTTGAAGCAGACGTTGTGcggtttatcattttaaataacatttcaaagtgtcgcgcgagaactccggtctgacgcacgtgtgatctcgcgttgtttacttgtcacatcgcacgtgtgtttgggaaacgtagtttgcaccggagagagagagagagttgtcggcgattcttcctcttgttcagtcatgcagtgtgaactcctctgtcgtcaaaccatcgtgcagtgtgaacacagcagtgactgaatgataccccagatagtcatgcagtgtgaatagagcagtgacccgacgagtttgaaaatcgtgcagtctgaactaggcttaagaggATTTGCACTTTTTGTACCCGAGTTGTGCAGCATGTGGTTATAGCGCCCTCTATTGGAGTGTGTCACGTCTCCCTCTGACCCTTCAATGTTGTGTCTGCAGGCGCTTCCCTGTGGAGGAGATTCCTGATGATGAAAAGGAGTGTGCTGATTGGTTACACAAGCTCTATCAAGAGAAGGTATGAAGCTACGTCTTTAAAAACCTAGTTCAagtatatttgtttgaatctgATTTATTGGACTGATGTGAGCTGCAATTTATCCCATGACCCTTTCTTCAAGGATGCATTACAAGAGCACTATGAGAAGGAGGGCAGTTTCCCCGGACCCACCATCATACCCAAACGTCGGATTTGGACTCTGCTGAATTTCCTGTTCTGGGCTACTCTCCTGCTTTCTCCGCTTATTAACTTTGCCTGGGATGTCTTTGTCAGCGGCTCTCCCCTCCTCATCATTGGCTTCATGATCTTCCTCATTGTCGGTCAGTTGTTGCTTCCTTAATGTAAtattaaagttgttttaaaacattttatcacAGGTTATCTTTTACTGTTAATTTTTACGGTTTAATTATTTTTCCTATGTCTTCGTATCTTATTTTGTTGCTGTTTGTCTTTGTTGTTAAACACTTTGACAAAGCAACTTTAAAAGCAAAAATCTGTATAtatcaatatacctgtatatatattttatactcCATATCTGATGGCTTAGAGATATTTGTGCTGGTGTAGacttaaaatgacaaaaatagctTTCAGTGCAAATGAACATTTAAACTAAAGTAGTGGTGCACAAaaatcttcttctttttttttttactaaaacagtaaaattaaagtttttatttagCTACCAAAAATAAAGTTGgagtaattattaattattattgggTTGTTATTGGGTTCAGGGTGTTGTGTCCTCAATATAAATCTcagaataaatgtattttatttatatatatatatatatatatatatatatatatatatatatatatatatatatatatatatatatataatttattcctgtgatggcaaagttgGATTTTCAGCATGATTACTCTAAAATGATTGCCtgttgcagtttttttttttttttaaataatgtgcaTTACTAGTTCAAAGTGAtgtaaataaatgttgataaaTATCCAATATTTATATTCAGATATTTGcctaaatattaatattgtttGCATTCGCCTAGCAATACTCCAGATTCATCTGTTTGTCCTCAGTTGTTctgattattataatgattaaaATGATCTTCTCTCACAAAGTTTTGCCCCATTTGACAATGACGCAAACTAAAACCTATTTACTATTTAGACACGTTTTAGTTAGAAACTTTGTCTTAAAGGAAATTTCAGTTTTCTGACTGACgtttaattacacattttaaatagcAAATTCTGGTTATCagaaaatgtgtaattgatGGTAATAAAATGACGGATCTATGACACTGCAAAATACTAGGAATATAGTGCGTAAACTTTCTTATAACCTTAGGAGATTGTACTGACGTTGTTGTGAGTTGGTAATGAAATTAAGAAGATGCAATATTGTAGTTACGTTGTCAATTAGTCATGAAATTACTACAAAGTACCAATAAGTGATGTAACTTGTACATAATCTGTTAGCTGGGCAGGATTTGCATACAGGTATGAATGTTAAGGAACGTGGGATGGTATTTGTGTGCatgttaacttttttttttcttttttaattagcTTGGTTCAAATTCCAAAAAAATTTGGTTGCGGATAAATGGGAAATGGAAAATGTGGGTCTCATGGCACTAGTTAATTCTTTATCCCTGTCACTGTTTCTCTCTTCGCAGCTTCTGTAGCAGTTCGCCGGCTCATTGGCGTAACCGAAGTAAACAAGACAGGATCCAGCTATGGCAACGTAGAGGCCAAGAaggaaaactaaacattttcacCGTGTCAACACCATGTGGCCACTGTAACGCTCACCCTACGGTCCAGCCTCAggcacagagctgccctgtgtgCAGTTATCCTTCTTTTTACAATaaaatcaaaaacaaaacaaaaaaacaaatgaattaaATATTCAAATCTCTTCAATGCAGCATTGGGAGGTATATAGGGATATAACTATAGATTTAACTTAATACGCTAGCCTAAAAACATTATGATCATTTTTATGAAACAACTAAATGGAAAATAGAGGAGAAGAAACAATCTGCGGATCGATGCCGACATGCTTGTCACCCCCGGCGGAGAAGAATGACCAAAAGCGACCTACCGCTGATTCTACTTACCCTATCAATGACTTTTCCCTCTGTTTAGCCCCATCCTTTATGGACATAAGACTGCCCATTTTCCTAAAACAAGCCCACTTGCTGTATTAGTTCTCTATTAATATTTATCATCTCCTGAAGTGTTTTGTAACACTTCCTTctctgcatttacactgtcagTACCTCCATATCAGTAGCCGTTTCTTCACAACGTTTCTCTTTGGATCTTCACCCGAAGCCACACTGAGTCACTCTGAAAGATTTTGTATGCTCAGAATTTCACGTCACAGGCTGGCAGAGCATGCTGCAGTTGAAGAAGACAAATAGCTCGGCCAATCAGAGATGAGATGGTCATGTCACAGTCCCTAACTAACAAATGAACTGCTGTCGAGTCTATTGCAGCTGGAGTGACATTGGTGGAAACTGTTATATGACCAACTTGACGCTAATAGAAATGGATTGAGCAGGGTTTCTAAGGAAAAGCATGTGTTCTGTAACTTTACTCCCCTTTTTGAGACCTTTTCACAATGGTGTCTTATCCCACTCCATCACCATTGCAATACTGGGTATACTGAATAAGCAATACATGTTTTCTACCAATGTACTCTATTCACCTAGCGTCCAGACtcagtcctgcagagtttagctccagcttgcctcaacACACTTGCCTGGAAGTTTTAAATATACGTATTGCCCACTAAGACCTTGATTAGTGTGTTTAATTgggttggagctgaactctgcatGACATGGGCCCTCTAGGAACCTCGTGACCTAGAGCACCTCTTTAGTTAGTTTGCAATTTTGTCCGAATAATTAAAGACCCATTGACCCACCATCTCTAGACATGTGTAATTCATGAAATATAGGGGTTAAAGAGCGAGATACTGAAAGCAGCTGAATGACCAAGAAGAAAACGATCAGTTCTGTCAATAAACAAAGATTGTGAAACCTGCTTAGTGTGAACTAATGACACTAATGGTTTGTAAATAAACTTTAGAAGTTTCTTCTTGACCAATATCAGTCTGATTTAGATGAATTCACTTCATACATATAAAGTTATCTCTCTTATTTTCCACCCCATTGTTTTTAATATGCAACTTAGTATTTTTCATGGCGAAACAGGAAACGACCCATGCAAGCCTTAACGGAACAGAACAGTGCAGCTTtttgtttggtgtgtgtgcTTGGACAGTATGATTCTCACATATCGTGCAGGTTTGCTGGTCCTCAAATCATCCTTCGCTGTGAGATACAATACATTCATGTAGGGATTTTGAAGATGTGGAATTCAAAAGATCTGCGTGACACAAGTGTAGCAGATGTGGTTTGTTATTTCGGTCAAAGACCAAAGTTCATAAAACTAAAATATGGATGTACCAGATTTAGTTTTTACTTTTTTGGAGGAATAGTGAGttggatgtatttttattttattgctgaGAGAttgagtttattaatttgacagaAAGCAGTGATTGCCACAGAATATTTTTTAGGAGATTATTCATGTATCTGTTTGGTTTGTATAtaaattaatgtaataaatgGGTGGCAATTCAAAGTAAGCTTGCTGATCTGGGATCCGTGATTAGTTAAGACCACTACGGACATGGTAGGACTCAGAGCCAAGATGCTCTTATGCTGTTACGAATGTGTTACCTGATCTGAGGCCAGAATTCTTTCTGCTTGTAATACATATTGCTACTATATACTGCAGTGCTGGACTGACGAGATTGAGTTTGTAGAGTACAGACTAAATGGCTGGCTTTGGAACTGCTTAACATTATAGAGTGTTTCTGACTTACGTTGAGTTAAATCCCTCTTTGAAAAGGCAGTGTGTCAACAGAGGCTGAGTAGAACTAGAAATTTAGTCTGTTCAAAtcactgcaattttttttttttttttgtattttcttcCAGATCAATTAAAGCATTCAGTGTATGATTGAAACTGGAGTCGTTTCATTTCATGCTATGAATAACCAGTTAGTTTATAGGGattgccatatatatatatatatatgtgtgtatatgtatatatatatatatatatatatatatatataatgtgtatgtgtatatatatatatatatatacacacacacacatatacatatacatatattatatatatatatatatatatatatatatatatatatatatatatatatatatatatatatacatatacatgcatataataatgaaatatgcattaactaacaCCGTGTAAATAATAGAttgcaaaaaaaatgtcttggtTCGCTTATTTATTAGTGCAATATGTCTCtgcagaagtataaatgaaCCAACACTCAAAACTTTTTGACACGTGTGACTGCATGTTATGAAAAGCTTTGATCTGATGCTTAAATGCCTAAAATAAGTTTTGTAGAACATTTAATTAGTCTTACTTCCAATTTGTAACTCAAATGTGTATCAAGCaatcaaattttatttatatagcaccccTTACAGCAACCAAAAGGAGCACAAGGCGCTTTCCAGTAAAAACAGCAATGGACAACAGAAAGTAGCAACATCATAGTACATAAAATAGCAGTCAAGTCAGAGGCTACATGTTAAAAGCTTGTATGAATGAATGTGTTTTCAGCTGTGTTTTAAAAATACTATATTTCTTTACTATAGTAGTAATAAAGAGTGTGTCCACATTTTTGACCCTTTAGtgcctaaaaaaagaaaatgctgtTTAGGGACTTTCATTTCAGATGAAGTCTCAGATTTGAGGATTTGTGTTGCGAAATGCAATCACTGTCTGCCTGTTTAGACATTGTCAGCTGCGATGACTTCTCAGGAATCGCATGACTTGTTGAAACCAAGTCATGCGATTCCTGAGAAGAATTTGCATTTCTTCTTTGTCATTATtctgttattttgtttttgcaaaatataagaaaaaaatcaaACCAAGAACCACTGTTATTAATGCATTCAACAAATATGCTGCAAAAAAGTGTAAAATTTGCCCCACCAGCCAGCAGGTTTAGTTTAGGCTTAGGctggtttaaagggttagttcacccaaaaaatgtaaataacccTATGatttttctcaccctcaagtcatcctaggtgtatatgacattcttctttcagacaaatacaatcgacaatatataaaataatgtcctggctcttccgagcttcataatggcagtgaatagagGATAATATTTtgaagtccatccatccatccatcataaaagtaatccacacgcctccaggggttaataaagaccttctgaagtGAAACGATGCATAGAAAAAACACAAGCAGGGTAGGGCAAATGTACAAGTCAAtagaatagttcacccaaaagtaaaaaaatgctgtcataGTTTATGCCTAGGCTACTCACGTTTGAATTAATTTCTTCTGCTtaacattaaacaaaatattttgaagaatgtcagtaactaAACATTTACCAGGCCCCATTGCCATTGGCTTATATAGTATTTCCCCCCATAAAATTTAAGTCAATGGGGCTGATCTTCAAAACataatcttttgtgttcagaagaagaaagaaactcgtacaggtttggaacaccTTGGAGGTGCGTATATTATGACTGGGTTTTCATTTAACGGTTTAATGctaactttctttcttttgtgtgtttgttcggAAACAAACCGATGTAACACCCGTTGTAGATATGTAAAACTACTCGTCCCCACCCCCAGTTAACCGCTCAAATAAAGGAGGCATGGCTATCAAGTCACATTTGCATGTGTAAGCAAGTGCCTAGCCACTCCAAACACAAAACAATGGGGAAGTCGTTGAAGAAACCGTCTGCCCCAGCAcaagaaaaaacacttaaaaccgACCATTTGTCACGTTGTTTCGAGCAGAGCGTTATCTCTCTCACCCAAATGACTCTGTTCAATGCTGCTGATTTGTCCGTGACCACGGGTCACAACTAAACACAACCACGGCCATGGGGATCTGCTCTTTAACACATCAGATCGATGCTTTAAACATCCTTCATGAACTGCGAGCTGACAGGACAACCAATAATGCAGATGGCGAAGGCCAGTGTTCAGGTGCTTTAGCGGCCGGTAAGGTCGCTTTTCGCCCGGGCGAACACATGAAGGAGCCCCGCAGGCTGAAGACTATCGCggagagagcgcgagagagcTGCATCACGCGACTGCTCGAGATACTGACACAGCTCATATCGATAGAGgaagatttaatcaaaaatgtttcccACGAGAAGAGTTTGCTCAAGCGTAAGGtaagatgtttttgtttttatgctaGACATATACTGTAAATGTTGTGTTATAATGGCACAGTCAATGATTAGCCTACGTCTAGGCTACCTTTGGATGAATAATTTATTTTGGTCTAATAGCAAAACCATTAAACTATTAAATTGCGCAGTGGAGGTAGCTAGGCTAGCTATGTTGTCACATACTGAaaattatgatggatggatggatagatagatagatagatagatagatagatagatagatagatagatagatagatagtctATAAGAACcgttttttattctttattttaatgtttgaatTAATTGAGGCCTATCCACTCTTAAAATAATGGTTGGCTATTGGCAAATGAAGAACCTTTCCATTTCACAAAAgcttctttattaaaaaaaaaaaaactttcttcaaattattaaaatgttcttcacactaaggCTAAGACAAATAGTTCTTCTGTGGCATCTCTGTGAAAATCCCCCTTTGGAgcctttattttatatatatatatatatatatatatatatatatatatatatttatatttatatgtttatatatatgtttatatgtttatatatatatatatatatatatatatatatatatatatatatatatatatatatatatatatatatatatatatatatatcgcatAAGTTTAGCATCCACATATATGGTATGTATTACTGTACTCGAATATGATTCTATCTGTGACCATTTTTGATTTATTCAATTTTTGTAATTTCTTTCAGGACAGTGTTGATCTGA
It includes:
- the agpat3 gene encoding 1-acyl-sn-glycerol-3-phosphate acyltransferase gamma, whose amino-acid sequence is MGVVAWLKSLFVLQLLIGFVFVVSGLIINFTQLCTCVLWPFDKQLYRKINTRLSYSLWSQLVMLLEWWSGTDCTLYTDQATVDKFGKEHVIIILNHNYEIDFLCGWTICERYGVLGSSKVLAKHELLKVPLVGWTWYFLEIVFCKRKWEEDRDTVFSGLNRLRDYPEYMWFLLYCEGTRFTEKKHQISMQVAESKGLPKLKYHLLPRTKGFTTTLQCLKGTVKAVYDVTLNFKDKQNPTLLGIVSGKKYKADLSVRRFPVEEIPDDEKECADWLHKLYQEKDALQEHYEKEGSFPGPTIIPKRRIWTLLNFLFWATLLLSPLINFAWDVFVSGSPLLIIGFMIFLIVASVAVRRLIGVTEVNKTGSSYGNVEAKKEN
- the dleu7 gene encoding leukemia-associated protein 7, which codes for MGICSLTHQIDALNILHELRADRTTNNADGEGQCSGALAAGKVAFRPGEHMKEPRRLKTIAERARESCITRLLEILTQLISIEEDLIKNVSHEKSLLKRKDSVDLKNICLRMAIAEGSSRSNRDLRELRDCLRLIVGNLLACVRDENNLSSTVTTHRLRELSNSFPDI